A single region of the Euzebya rosea genome encodes:
- a CDS encoding fasciclin domain-containing protein, which translates to MSPTPHPRLRLILLVGMVLLAACSSPAETPLQPAGTAVVDSTTVCTTEGVESAIALADEDGSREAMAEVPVITAAMANPVLSRAVAAAATAKLTDTLENAEAVTVFAPTDCAFEMLDPELRDAALADPAGLLTQILGAHIVPGERLGSAELTGGELTTFTGRTIPYTREGDRIVLAGQATVQVADIQTANATIHLVDHVIVPDGVQGPVQVEAVETGPPDSTTACDTAALTAAINAGPVDGTIVGMADDPVAVAASSNPVLTTLVEAIVGADLVDSLNSADALTVFAPTDCAFAMLDPSTLQAAMADPDGLLARILQFHVVPGRLTFDQLDGGELPTAAGPRLPYTVEDNVVTLNGQARIVVPNIQTANATVHLIDRVLLPAG; encoded by the coding sequence ATGTCCCCCACCCCCCACCCGCGTCTGCGACTGATCCTCCTGGTGGGGATGGTGCTCCTGGCGGCGTGCTCGTCGCCTGCCGAGACACCGCTGCAGCCCGCGGGAACCGCGGTGGTGGACAGCACGACGGTCTGCACCACCGAGGGGGTGGAGTCCGCCATCGCGCTGGCCGACGAGGACGGCAGCCGCGAGGCCATGGCGGAGGTACCCGTCATCACGGCAGCGATGGCCAACCCCGTCCTGTCCCGGGCCGTGGCCGCCGCCGCGACCGCCAAGCTGACCGACACGCTGGAGAACGCCGAGGCCGTGACGGTCTTCGCGCCGACCGACTGCGCGTTCGAGATGCTGGACCCCGAGCTGCGCGACGCCGCCCTGGCCGACCCCGCTGGCCTGCTGACCCAGATCCTCGGCGCCCACATCGTTCCGGGCGAACGGCTGGGATCCGCCGAGCTGACCGGCGGTGAGCTGACGACATTCACGGGGCGCACCATCCCCTACACCCGCGAGGGGGACCGGATCGTGCTGGCCGGCCAGGCCACGGTGCAGGTGGCTGACATCCAGACGGCCAACGCCACGATCCACCTGGTGGACCACGTCATCGTGCCCGACGGCGTCCAGGGCCCAGTGCAGGTCGAGGCCGTGGAGACCGGACCGCCGGACTCGACCACGGCCTGCGACACCGCGGCCCTGACCGCGGCGATCAACGCCGGGCCGGTCGACGGCACCATCGTGGGGATGGCCGACGACCCCGTGGCAGTGGCCGCGTCCAGCAACCCGGTGCTGACCACCCTGGTCGAGGCGATCGTGGGCGCCGACCTGGTCGACTCCCTCAACAGCGCCGACGCGCTGACGGTGTTCGCCCCAACCGACTGCGCGTTCGCCATGCTCGACCCCTCGACCCTTCAGGCGGCGATGGCCGACCCCGACGGCCTGCTGGCACGGATCCTGCAGTTCCACGTCGTGCCCGGCCGGCTGACGTTCGACCAGCTCGACGGCGGAGAGCTGCCCACGGCGGCGGGGCCACGGCTGCCCTACACCGTCGAGGACAACGTCGTCACCCTCAACGGACAGGCACGGATCGTCGTGCCGAACATCCAGACCGCCAACGCGACGGTCCACCTCATCGACCGCGTCCTGCTGCCTGCCGGCTGA
- a CDS encoding MBL fold metallo-hydrolase: protein MTRELVVLGTASQAPTRDRNHNGYLLRWDDLGLLFDPGEGTQRQMLLADVRTSMISHVLITHEHGDHCLGLPGVMQRMVLEQRRDPVVLVHPEAAGPYIDRLLGVGLYDGGPDILRVAVPTDGAVLGLGDGRSLVATPLDHRVPAIGYRVQEPTTTRFVPALLERTGLSGPIVGRLQAEGRVHVDGRVVHLDDVSEQVIGQSMAFVMDTRVCDAAAELLADVDLGVVEATFRLGDEELAARYGHMTADQAGRLAAAAGVRRLVVTHFSQRYPDTAGFGLEAGRHHDDVIAAVDLDRIAVPDRVDAVAGAEA, encoded by the coding sequence ATGACCCGCGAACTCGTCGTCCTCGGGACGGCCAGCCAGGCACCCACCCGCGACCGCAACCACAACGGGTACCTGCTGCGCTGGGACGACCTCGGGCTGTTGTTCGACCCGGGTGAGGGCACTCAGCGCCAGATGCTGCTGGCCGACGTGCGGACATCGATGATCAGCCACGTCCTGATCACCCACGAGCACGGCGACCACTGCCTGGGCCTGCCCGGCGTGATGCAGCGGATGGTCCTCGAGCAACGTCGCGACCCCGTCGTGCTCGTCCACCCCGAGGCCGCCGGGCCGTACATCGACCGGCTGCTCGGGGTCGGGTTGTACGACGGCGGTCCCGACATCCTGCGTGTGGCGGTCCCCACCGACGGGGCCGTGCTGGGCCTGGGCGACGGTCGCAGCCTCGTGGCCACCCCGCTGGACCATCGCGTCCCGGCGATCGGCTATCGCGTGCAGGAACCCACGACCACACGCTTCGTCCCTGCCCTGCTGGAACGTACGGGGTTGTCGGGACCCATCGTCGGCCGGCTCCAGGCAGAGGGTCGCGTGCACGTCGACGGTCGGGTCGTCCACCTCGACGACGTCAGCGAGCAGGTGATCGGCCAGTCGATGGCCTTCGTGATGGACACGCGGGTGTGCGACGCCGCCGCCGAGCTGCTGGCCGACGTCGACCTCGGCGTGGTGGAGGCCACGTTCCGCCTGGGCGATGAGGAGCTGGCCGCCCGGTACGGCCACATGACCGCCGACCAGGCCGGTCGGCTGGCCGCCGCCGCGGGCGTGCGCCGGCTCGTGGTCACCCACTTCTCCCAGCGGTACCCCGACACCGCGGGGTTCGGCCTCGAGGCCGGACGACACCACGACGACGTGATCGCGGCGGTTGACCTCGACCGCATCGCCGTGCCCGACCGGGTCGACGCGGTGGCCGGGGCGGAGGCCTGA
- a CDS encoding phosphotransferase produces the protein MAAEPGDAVRREALHRVLRRIEGELGPLGGDIRPIDGTAPGVRMVAHVAGVGPVFVKAGDGSPEAGEAVGAEVALLMTLEHRSLPTVLAGDPTDEIPWMVQARLSDAGWTPPWPKRMKPVWAAVAALSALPPPPWLPEVADIDPWQGLITTEDTRGHHDALQEAASRVSIAGHSLVHGDLGSGNVHAEGRRVTVVDWSDAFVGNADVDRLSIAVDLAHTDGRREVPPVDDVGGWLAKTAGLLLAAAARPAWPGPGGATVRATQASLARTALDWAIDEL, from the coding sequence ATGGCTGCTGAACCGGGCGACGCCGTCCGACGTGAGGCGCTGCACCGTGTCCTGCGGCGCATCGAAGGCGAGCTGGGCCCGCTGGGCGGCGACATCAGGCCCATCGACGGCACGGCACCCGGGGTGCGCATGGTGGCCCATGTCGCCGGGGTCGGTCCGGTGTTCGTCAAGGCCGGAGACGGGTCCCCCGAGGCCGGCGAGGCCGTTGGCGCCGAGGTCGCGTTGCTGATGACGCTGGAGCATCGGTCGTTGCCGACGGTGCTGGCGGGCGATCCCACCGACGAGATCCCCTGGATGGTCCAGGCCCGCCTGTCCGACGCGGGCTGGACACCCCCGTGGCCCAAGCGGATGAAGCCCGTGTGGGCGGCGGTGGCGGCGCTGTCGGCGTTGCCGCCCCCACCCTGGTTGCCCGAGGTCGCCGACATCGACCCCTGGCAGGGCCTGATCACCACCGAGGACACCCGCGGCCACCACGACGCCCTGCAGGAGGCCGCCAGCCGCGTGTCGATCGCGGGGCACTCGCTGGTGCACGGCGACCTCGGCAGCGGCAACGTGCATGCCGAGGGTCGACGGGTCACGGTCGTGGACTGGTCCGACGCGTTCGTCGGCAACGCCGACGTCGACAGGCTGTCGATCGCCGTCGACCTGGCCCACACCGACGGACGACGGGAGGTCCCACCCGTCGACGACGTCGGGGGCTGGCTCGCCAAGACGGCTGGTCTGCTGCTCGCGGCGGCGGCGAGGCCCGCATGGCCGGGCCCCGGGGGTGCGACGGTCCGTGCCACGCAGGCTTCCCTCGCCCGGACCGCGCTGGACTGGGCGATCGACGAGCTCTGA
- a CDS encoding DUF1611 domain-containing protein → MSTSTPLPRPTAVVYCDHRFGDIDGKTANGLVRHSETYEVLSVIDSQQAGADTGTVLDGIPNGIPVVASLQAALDQAQARTGTRPDAMIIGVAPSSGLLDVASRTVLLAAVAAGLDLVNGLHEFLNDDPEFAGAAIANEVEIRDIRRPRATKDLRMFTGRIREVTCPVIAVLGTDGAIGKRTTATILVDALRAAGINAVMVSTGQTGLIQGARFGIALDAIPAQFGIGEMEGVVLDAFSSAAPDVIVVEGQGALSHPAYISSTIVLRGSRPDGVILQHAPGRTVLSDFPDVDMPTPASEIALIHAFADTSVIGVTINHEHLSEDEVSAAISDLEHQLSVPVTDALTRPVADLVAMVVTAFPTLRPRVPAGTG, encoded by the coding sequence GTGTCCACGTCCACACCCCTGCCCAGACCCACCGCCGTCGTCTACTGCGACCACCGTTTCGGTGACATCGACGGCAAGACCGCCAACGGCCTCGTCCGCCACAGCGAGACCTACGAGGTGCTGAGCGTCATCGACAGCCAGCAGGCCGGCGCCGACACCGGCACGGTGCTGGACGGCATCCCCAACGGCATCCCCGTCGTCGCCTCGTTGCAGGCGGCGCTGGACCAGGCGCAGGCTCGGACGGGGACACGTCCCGACGCGATGATCATCGGAGTCGCCCCCTCCAGCGGCCTGCTCGACGTCGCGAGCCGCACGGTGCTGCTGGCGGCCGTCGCCGCCGGGCTCGACCTGGTCAACGGCCTGCACGAGTTCCTCAACGACGACCCCGAGTTCGCGGGCGCCGCCATCGCCAACGAGGTTGAGATCCGTGACATTCGCCGGCCGCGGGCGACCAAGGACCTGCGGATGTTCACCGGCCGGATCAGGGAGGTCACCTGTCCGGTGATCGCGGTCCTCGGCACCGACGGGGCGATCGGCAAGCGGACCACGGCGACGATCCTGGTCGACGCCCTCCGCGCCGCAGGCATCAACGCGGTGATGGTCAGCACCGGTCAGACGGGCCTGATCCAGGGCGCCCGCTTCGGGATCGCGCTGGACGCCATCCCGGCTCAGTTCGGGATCGGGGAGATGGAGGGTGTCGTGCTGGACGCCTTCTCCTCCGCCGCCCCGGACGTGATCGTCGTCGAGGGGCAGGGGGCGCTGAGCCACCCGGCCTACATCAGCTCCACGATCGTCCTGCGTGGCAGCCGTCCGGACGGGGTGATCCTGCAGCACGCCCCGGGCCGCACGGTCCTCAGCGACTTCCCCGACGTCGACATGCCGACGCCGGCCAGCGAGATCGCGTTGATCCACGCGTTCGCCGACACCAGCGTGATCGGGGTGACCATCAATCACGAACACCTGTCGGAGGACGAGGTCAGCGCCGCGATCAGTGACCTCGAACACCAGCTCTCGGTGCCGGTCACCGATGCCCTGACGCGTCCGGTGGCAGACCTGGTCGCCATGGTCGTCACCGCCTTCCCGACCCTCCGACCACGGGTGCCAGCCGGGACCGGGTGA
- a CDS encoding fasciclin domain-containing protein has product MLKLRTLLLVMVLAVVAAACAADDSADETATGASETATEAAMDEEMTEEATAADSSTICDADGLVAAVESGPEDGTLAGMADDPVGTAASSNPVLTTLVTAVSEAGLVDTLNSAEALTVFAPTDCAFANFDQATLEAALADPTGLLTTVLGFHVIAGEQIASADLSGEYETFTGETITIDGTSVAGQAEIVVPDIQTANATVHLIDTVLVPPSVSGAAGDEAMTDDAMTDEAMTEETTDAAAADSTTVCDTDAIVAAVQGGQSEGTLEGMADDPVATAASNNPVLTTLVTAVGAAGLGDTLNSAEALTVFAPTDCAFAALDADTLQAALDDPSGLLTQVLGLHVIVGERIASADLSGEYETFTGETITIDGTTVAGQAEIVVPDIQTANATVHLIDSVLLPSS; this is encoded by the coding sequence ATGCTCAAGCTCCGCACGCTGCTCCTGGTCATGGTCCTTGCCGTGGTCGCCGCAGCCTGTGCAGCAGACGACTCCGCCGACGAGACCGCCACCGGCGCATCCGAGACGGCCACCGAAGCGGCCATGGACGAGGAGATGACCGAGGAGGCCACCGCGGCCGACTCCTCCACGATCTGTGACGCCGACGGCCTGGTCGCCGCGGTCGAGAGTGGCCCCGAGGACGGGACGCTCGCCGGCATGGCCGACGACCCGGTCGGTACCGCCGCCTCCTCCAACCCGGTCCTGACCACCCTGGTCACCGCCGTCTCCGAGGCCGGCCTGGTGGACACCCTCAACTCCGCCGAGGCCCTCACGGTCTTCGCCCCCACCGACTGCGCCTTCGCCAACTTCGACCAGGCCACCCTCGAGGCCGCCCTGGCCGACCCGACCGGCCTGCTGACCACCGTCCTCGGCTTCCACGTCATCGCCGGCGAGCAGATCGCCTCCGCCGACCTGTCCGGTGAGTACGAGACCTTCACCGGCGAGACCATCACCATCGATGGCACCTCCGTCGCTGGCCAGGCCGAGATCGTCGTCCCCGACATCCAGACCGCCAACGCCACCGTGCACCTCATCGACACCGTCCTGGTGCCGCCGAGCGTCTCCGGCGCTGCTGGTGACGAGGCCATGACCGACGACGCCATGACCGACGAGGCCATGACCGAGGAGACCACCGACGCCGCTGCTGCGGACTCGACCACCGTCTGCGACACCGACGCCATCGTCGCCGCCGTCCAGGGCGGCCAGTCCGAGGGCACCCTCGAGGGCATGGCCGACGACCCCGTCGCCACCGCCGCATCCAACAACCCGGTCCTGACCACCCTGGTCACCGCCGTCGGTGCCGCTGGCCTGGGCGACACCCTCAACTCCGCCGAGGCCCTCACGGTCTTCGCCCCCACCGACTGCGCCTTCGCCGCGCTGGACGCCGACACCCTGCAGGCAGCGCTGGACGACCCGTCCGGTCTGCTGACCCAGGTCCTGGGCCTGCACGTCATCGTCGGCGAGCGCATCGCCTCCGCCGACCTGTCCGGTGAGTACGAGACCTTCACCGGCGAGACCATCACCATCGATGGCACGACCGTCGCTGGCCAGGCCGAGATCGTCGTCCCTGACATCCAGACCGCCAACGCCACCGTGCACCTGATCGACTCCGTGCTGCTGCCCAGCAGCTAG
- a CDS encoding alanine/ornithine racemase family PLP-dependent enzyme — protein MRAPRLEIDLAHIEDNTASLAGRLQGRGIGVTAVTKAVRGNLPIVTAMLAGGAQGVGDSRIATLATMRMAGVTAPATQLRTPMISEAAQVVAWADQSCNTEPVVLACLSEAAGRAGRHHGVILMVELGDLREGVMPEDLPAVLGRVMSLPHLDVRGLGANLACRNGVVPDEVNMAVLDRLVGDCETTLGRPLAVVSGGNSANLSWALRAPDVGRVNDLRLGEALLLGRDPLDRTAIAGLHQDAFVLVAEVIESGTKPSAPWGRLGETANGPGTAPLDRGPIAQSILAIGRQDIDPEGLVPPDGVAIIGCSSDHLLVQTARPLAVGRQLSFGLGYGALVRAMTSPFVARCFVRRSLLRAQ, from the coding sequence GTGAGGGCCCCGCGGCTGGAGATCGACCTGGCCCACATCGAGGACAACACCGCATCGCTGGCCGGTCGCCTCCAGGGTCGCGGCATCGGGGTGACTGCGGTGACGAAGGCCGTGCGAGGGAACCTGCCGATCGTGACGGCGATGCTGGCCGGCGGCGCACAGGGGGTCGGGGACTCCCGGATCGCCACGCTGGCGACGATGCGGATGGCCGGCGTGACCGCCCCCGCGACCCAGCTGCGCACCCCGATGATCAGCGAAGCCGCGCAGGTCGTGGCGTGGGCCGATCAGAGCTGCAACACCGAACCGGTGGTCCTGGCGTGTCTGTCGGAGGCGGCCGGACGTGCAGGACGACATCACGGGGTGATCCTCATGGTCGAGCTCGGCGACCTCCGGGAGGGGGTCATGCCCGAGGACCTGCCAGCGGTCCTCGGGCGGGTGATGTCGTTGCCGCACCTCGACGTGCGTGGCCTCGGCGCGAACCTCGCCTGCCGCAACGGGGTGGTTCCCGACGAGGTGAACATGGCGGTGCTCGACCGGCTGGTCGGCGACTGCGAGACCACCCTCGGACGGCCCCTGGCCGTCGTGTCCGGTGGCAACTCCGCCAACCTCTCCTGGGCCCTCCGGGCGCCTGATGTGGGACGGGTCAACGACCTGCGGCTCGGCGAGGCGCTCCTGCTCGGACGTGACCCGCTGGACCGGACCGCCATCGCCGGACTCCACCAGGACGCGTTCGTGCTGGTCGCCGAAGTCATCGAGTCGGGCACGAAGCCGTCGGCGCCGTGGGGACGACTGGGGGAGACGGCCAACGGTCCCGGCACGGCGCCGCTGGACCGAGGGCCGATCGCCCAGTCGATCCTCGCGATCGGTCGACAGGACATCGATCCGGAGGGGTTGGTCCCGCCCGACGGCGTGGCCATCATCGGCTGCAGCAGCGACCACCTGCTGGTGCAAACCGCCCGTCCCCTGGCAGTGGGACGCCAGCTGTCGTTCGGGCTCGGCTACGGCGCGCTGGTCCGAGCGATGACCTCGCCGTTCGTGGCCAGGTGCTTCGTCCGCCGATCCCTCCTCCGAGCGCAGTAG
- a CDS encoding molybdopterin-dependent oxidoreductase: protein MHLLTPRRSAVLSGLLATVAALAAGELAAGLVPGWTSPVEAVGLSVIDLVPGPVERWAIENLGSNDKPALIGGTLALVLLLGCVLGAVARTRFRVAAAGVVALGLVGVAATAFQTTAVDGVPSVVTAVVGVAVLALLTRRAAAATPATTASAGTPADDRMTDDTAPDGTAADRVAPAVDRSAGMRAGAADRRAFLGLAGGIALASAAAAVGGRTLAGRQGQAVEAARASIASEIAGATGASPDAVGSATERALGQVDSPLPPLPDGVDFGIDGLAPFVTPEEEFYRVDAALVVPRVDPDGWSLRIHGMVDREVEYGYEELLRRPDLMEADITLTCVSNEVGGDLVSSARWTGVPLANLLAEAGVQSGADQVVGRSVDDWTGGFPVDVATDGRNAIVALLMNGQPLPADRGFPARLVVPGLYGYVSATKWLTEIELTTFDDFDMYWVQRGWDERAPIKTQSRIDVPAPLERVAPGEVVVAGVAWDQTVGIQKVEIRVDDGEWNEADLAVEANADTWRQWRWAWPDATPGSHRLTVRATNANGEVQTEERQPPFPNGASGWMTLLVTVAEGA, encoded by the coding sequence ATGCACCTCCTGACCCCACGCCGTTCCGCCGTCCTCTCCGGGTTGCTCGCCACCGTCGCGGCCCTTGCCGCCGGTGAGCTGGCAGCCGGGCTCGTCCCGGGCTGGACCTCGCCCGTCGAGGCGGTGGGCCTGTCGGTGATCGACCTCGTCCCGGGGCCGGTCGAGCGCTGGGCCATCGAGAACCTGGGCAGCAACGACAAACCGGCCCTCATCGGCGGCACCCTCGCGCTGGTCCTGCTCCTCGGGTGCGTGCTGGGTGCCGTCGCACGCACCCGGTTCCGCGTTGCCGCTGCCGGTGTCGTCGCGCTCGGCCTTGTCGGGGTGGCCGCAACCGCCTTCCAGACCACCGCCGTGGACGGGGTGCCCAGCGTGGTCACCGCCGTGGTCGGCGTCGCCGTCCTGGCGCTCCTGACCCGGCGCGCCGCAGCGGCAACCCCGGCGACGACGGCGTCTGCCGGTACCCCAGCCGACGACCGGATGACCGACGACACGGCACCCGACGGCACGGCTGCGGACCGCGTCGCCCCGGCCGTCGACCGATCCGCCGGCATGCGCGCCGGCGCTGCCGACCGGCGGGCGTTCCTCGGCCTGGCGGGTGGCATCGCCCTGGCCTCGGCCGCCGCTGCCGTCGGGGGCCGCACCCTCGCCGGCCGCCAGGGGCAGGCCGTCGAAGCCGCCCGTGCGTCCATCGCGAGCGAGATCGCCGGCGCCACCGGCGCCAGCCCCGACGCCGTCGGCAGCGCCACCGAACGGGCGCTCGGCCAGGTCGACAGCCCGCTGCCGCCGCTGCCCGACGGGGTCGACTTCGGCATCGACGGCCTCGCGCCCTTCGTCACCCCCGAGGAGGAGTTCTACCGGGTCGACGCCGCCCTCGTCGTCCCCCGCGTGGACCCCGACGGATGGTCCCTGCGGATCCACGGCATGGTCGACCGCGAGGTCGAGTACGGCTACGAGGAGCTGCTGCGCCGTCCCGACCTGATGGAGGCCGACATCACCCTCACCTGCGTGTCCAACGAGGTCGGCGGTGACCTGGTGTCCAGCGCCCGGTGGACCGGCGTGCCGCTGGCCAACCTGCTGGCAGAGGCGGGGGTGCAGTCGGGCGCCGACCAGGTCGTGGGCCGCTCGGTCGACGACTGGACCGGCGGGTTCCCCGTCGACGTGGCGACCGACGGACGCAACGCCATCGTGGCGCTGCTGATGAACGGCCAGCCCCTCCCGGCCGACCGTGGCTTCCCCGCCCGGCTCGTCGTGCCCGGCCTGTACGGCTACGTCTCGGCGACCAAGTGGCTGACCGAGATCGAGCTGACCACGTTCGACGACTTCGACATGTACTGGGTCCAGCGTGGCTGGGACGAACGGGCCCCGATCAAGACGCAGTCCCGTATCGACGTGCCCGCCCCGCTGGAGCGTGTCGCACCCGGCGAGGTCGTCGTCGCCGGTGTCGCCTGGGACCAGACCGTCGGCATCCAGAAGGTGGAGATCCGCGTCGACGACGGCGAGTGGAACGAGGCGGACCTGGCCGTGGAGGCCAACGCCGACACGTGGCGGCAGTGGCGCTGGGCCTGGCCCGACGCGACCCCCGGCTCGCATCGCCTGACGGTCCGCGCCACGAACGCCAACGGTGAGGTGCAGACCGAGGAGCGTCAGCCGCCGTTCCCCAACGGCGCGTCCGGCTGGATGACGTTGCTGGTCACCGTGGCCGAGGGGGCCTGA
- a CDS encoding serine/threonine protein kinase: MSDTSVPGFDDLAEIGRGGFGVVYRAPQQGFGRDVAIKVLTGASSRLDDRARRRFERETATTGQLSSHPHIVTLHQAGFTDDNRPYLVMAFHERGSLGDRLERSGPLPWQDVADIGVSLAGALATAHAAGIVHRDVKPDNVLLDDFGSPVLTDFGIASVTGPDTATLTSTGQMTMTVAFSPPEVLDGARPDERTDVFALGATLFALLTGHPPFVRPGDESVAQVIARMVREDPPDLAAEGIPQPLAEAIDRALAKDPTQRTPNAIAFGQQLQDAQRATGLPPTRMTLPEAIDAGRAAERTLALPGVVLGTPLHTDEPVADVTGAEQADAAARPTAPLGSAPALTPTTPLDHGGSSGGQRTPTQSWPTHPAASGQATHYPQATPVHSPPPSQPGRGRSTTGAVLIGLLVGLVVLAGGAFAWLQLGGDDTEVAVADPTTPTATPAVGASAADPDPTIEPVATPTPTIPPAPAPPGATTEPTSDPTAAPTIPPAPPAPPAPDVILLADHPQGPAVASTLQQWHDGINVGDYALAFDAYTVGLQQQVGFTQFSDGNQTSTILSPVVEVVTATGGGLDTTISFRSLQAAEWGPDGQTCSDWRLRWRMVEVDGRWLVDDVDALDGSPYGC, translated from the coding sequence ATGTCCGACACCAGCGTGCCCGGGTTCGACGACCTCGCCGAGATCGGTCGGGGTGGGTTCGGCGTGGTCTACCGAGCTCCGCAGCAGGGGTTCGGACGCGACGTCGCCATCAAGGTCCTGACGGGCGCGTCCAGCCGGCTCGACGATCGGGCGCGCCGTCGCTTCGAGCGCGAGACGGCCACGACCGGCCAGCTGTCCAGCCATCCACACATCGTCACGCTGCACCAGGCGGGCTTCACCGACGACAACCGGCCGTACCTCGTGATGGCCTTCCACGAACGAGGGTCCCTCGGCGACCGCCTGGAGCGGTCCGGACCCCTGCCGTGGCAGGACGTGGCCGACATCGGGGTCAGCCTCGCGGGGGCGCTGGCCACCGCCCACGCGGCGGGGATCGTCCACCGCGACGTCAAGCCCGACAACGTCCTGCTCGACGACTTCGGGTCACCGGTGCTGACCGACTTCGGCATCGCCTCGGTGACCGGCCCGGACACCGCCACGCTGACCAGCACCGGGCAGATGACGATGACGGTTGCCTTCTCGCCGCCTGAGGTGCTGGACGGGGCGCGTCCCGACGAACGAACCGACGTCTTCGCCCTCGGGGCCACCCTCTTCGCGCTGCTGACCGGCCACCCGCCGTTCGTGCGCCCGGGGGACGAGTCGGTGGCACAGGTCATCGCGCGCATGGTTCGCGAGGACCCGCCGGACCTGGCTGCCGAAGGCATCCCCCAGCCCCTCGCCGAGGCGATCGACCGGGCCCTCGCGAAGGACCCGACCCAGCGGACACCCAACGCGATCGCGTTCGGCCAGCAGCTGCAGGACGCCCAGCGCGCCACCGGGCTGCCGCCCACCCGGATGACCCTGCCCGAGGCGATCGACGCCGGACGGGCCGCCGAGCGCACCCTGGCGCTGCCCGGCGTGGTCCTGGGCACCCCGCTGCACACCGACGAACCCGTCGCGGATGTGACGGGCGCGGAGCAGGCGGACGCCGCCGCCCGACCGACGGCCCCGCTGGGGTCGGCGCCGGCGCTGACGCCAACAACGCCACTGGACCACGGGGGCTCGTCCGGGGGCCAGCGAACCCCAACGCAGTCGTGGCCGACCCACCCCGCAGCCAGTGGCCAGGCGACCCACTACCCCCAGGCCACGCCGGTCCACAGCCCCCCGCCGTCGCAGCCCGGACGCGGCCGGTCCACGACGGGGGCAGTCCTGATCGGCCTGCTGGTCGGCCTCGTCGTCCTGGCCGGCGGCGCGTTCGCCTGGCTGCAGCTGGGCGGCGACGACACCGAGGTCGCCGTGGCCGACCCGACGACCCCCACGGCCACGCCGGCGGTCGGCGCATCGGCGGCCGACCCCGATCCCACCATCGAGCCCGTGGCCACGCCGACGCCGACCATCCCGCCGGCACCTGCCCCACCGGGGGCGACGACCGAACCGACGTCCGACCCGACGGCCGCACCCACCATCCCACCGGCGCCACCGGCACCGCCCGCCCCCGATGTGATCCTGCTGGCCGACCACCCGCAGGGCCCGGCCGTCGCCTCGACGCTCCAGCAGTGGCACGACGGCATCAACGTCGGCGACTACGCGCTGGCCTTCGACGCCTACACGGTGGGCCTGCAGCAGCAGGTCGGGTTCACGCAGTTCAGCGATGGCAACCAGACCAGCACGATCCTCTCTCCGGTGGTCGAGGTCGTCACGGCGACCGGCGGCGGGCTGGACACGACGATCTCGTTCCGCTCGTTGCAGGCCGCGGAGTGGGGACCGGACGGGCAGACCTGCTCGGACTGGCGGCTCCGCTGGCGGATGGTCGAGGTCGACGGTCGCTGGTTGGTCGATGACGTCGATGCACTGGACGGCAGCCCGTATGGCTGCTGA